The proteins below come from a single Tribolium castaneum strain GA2 chromosome 9, icTriCast1.1, whole genome shotgun sequence genomic window:
- the VGlut gene encoding vesicular glutamate transporter 1 isoform X1 produces MGGGWNVQHDQFGVPVKKGSEGADDVSSPESMPDYDPPPLRQIDKYIRPECPCLSKRATVALFSCLGFIIMFGMRTSMGVVKLQFQNETSTAGVDAAIFWGYFITQIPGGLIAAAYPANKLFGLAIGTSSFLNLFVPAIYFHPNLLIIVKVMQGLVEGVTYPACHGIMRFWAPPLERSRLATLAFSGCYAGVMFSMPISSELVKRLGPLSPFYFYGIFGLIWYMAWLWLVFEKPSYHPVIDPKELYYIENSLGSTNQNYVTPNISNTPWKTFFTSLPCYAIFVANFCRSWNFYLLVLFQVMYFKDAYGVDIEENGFMGALPHLLMTIIVPGGGILADRLRKKGILNTTQVRKLFNCGGFGMEATFFLIMAYSDTVMQGMTALTIGVAFSGFAISGFNVNHLDIAPRYASILMGISNGIGTIAGCICPYVVHLVIDGNRTREQWRYVFIFSAMIHYAGIIFYGVFASGELQDWADPRVEEEKQWNQLNEAVPVKAPNQNNGLLQRQLSGKNNYGSVDTPAPPRPQPPQQPSPAVPFVPSGNPFLSGSNPFRQEQVQPEAQDTYMHGTVFDRTY; encoded by the exons GAATGTACAACATGATCAGTTTGGGGTTCCGGTCAAAAAAGGCAGCGAAGGGGCAGATGACGTCAGCTCACCGGAAAGTATGCCGGATTATGATCCACCTCCTTTGAGACAAATCGACAAGTATATCCGGCCAGAATGTCCGTGTCTGTCCAAGAGGGCCACTGTTGCGCTTTTTAGTTGTCTAGGTTTTATCATTATGTTCGGAATGAGGACCAGCATGGGGGTTGTCAAACTTCAGTTTCag aatgaGACGTCGACTGCCGGAGTGGACGCTGCGATTTTCTGGGGTTACTTCATCACCCAAATTCCGGGTGGTCTAATCGCTGCGGCTTACCCCGCCAATAAGCTTTTCGGCTTAGCTATCGGCACATCCTcatttctaaatttatttgttcccGCCATTTACTTTCACCCAAATTTGCTCATCATCGTAAAGGTGATGCAAGGTTTAGTGGAG GGAGTCACATATCCAGCCTGTCACGGTATCATGCGGTTTTGGGCGCCTCCTCTCGAACGTTCTCGTTTAGCAACTTTAGCATTTAGCGGCTGTTATGCAGGGGTGATGTTTTCGATGCCTATATCAAGCGAATTAGTGAAACGTTTAGGCCCTTTATCTCCCTTTTATTTCTACGGCATTTTTGGGTTAATATGGTACATGGCATGGTTGTGGttggtgtttgaaaaaccCTCGTACCATCCAGTCATCGATCCGAAGGAACTCTACTACATTGAAAATTCCTTAGGGAGCACCAACCAAAACTATGTCACTCCCAACATCTCCAACACTCCCTGGAAGACGTTTTTTACTTCGCTGCCTTGCTACGCTATATTTGTAGCGAATTTTTGCAGATCTTGGAATTTTTACCTCCTGGTCTTGTTCCAAGTTATGTACTTTAAGGACGCTTACGGAGTCGATATCGAAGAG AATGGCTTCATGGGGGCTCTTCCCCACTTACTAATGACAATAATCGTCCCTGGTGGAGGCATTCTCGCCGATCGTCTTCGCAAGAAGGGAATTCTAAACACCACCCAAGTGAGAAAACTCTTCAACTGCGGTGGTTTCGGCATGGAGGCCACTTTCTTCCTAATTATGGCCTATTCGGACACTGTAATGCAGGGTATGACAGCGTTGACGATCGGCGTAGCTTTTAGCGGCTTTGCCATTTCTGGGTTCAACGTCAACCACTTGGATATCGCCCCACGGTATGCCAGCATCCTGATGGGTATTTCGAACGGGATTGGAACCATCGCTGGGTGTATTTGTCCCTACGTCGTTCATTTAGTCATCGACGGAAATCGG ACTCGCGAGCAATGGCGATACGTTTTCATCTTTTCGGCCATGATCCACTACGCAGGCATTATTTTTTACGGAGTTTTCGCTTCCGGAGAGCTTCAAGACTGGGCCGATCCGCGTGTTGAGGAAGAAAAGCAATGGAATCAACTGAATGAAGCAGTTCCAGTGAAAGCAccg AATCAAAATAATGGTCTGCTGCAACGTCAATTGAGCGGAAAAAATAACTACGGATCTGTGGATACACCAGCACCGCCACGGCCCCAACCCCCACAACAACCGTCCCCAGCGGTGCCCTTCGTACCTAGCGGAAACCCCTTTTTATCGGGGAGTAACCCATTTAGGCAAGAACAGGTACAACCAGAAGCTCAGGACACTTATATGCACGGTACCGTTTTTGATCGCACTTATTAA
- the VGlut gene encoding vesicular glutamate transporter 1 isoform X2: MTFRNVQHDQFGVPVKKGSEGADDVSSPESMPDYDPPPLRQIDKYIRPECPCLSKRATVALFSCLGFIIMFGMRTSMGVVKLQFQNETSTAGVDAAIFWGYFITQIPGGLIAAAYPANKLFGLAIGTSSFLNLFVPAIYFHPNLLIIVKVMQGLVEGVTYPACHGIMRFWAPPLERSRLATLAFSGCYAGVMFSMPISSELVKRLGPLSPFYFYGIFGLIWYMAWLWLVFEKPSYHPVIDPKELYYIENSLGSTNQNYVTPNISNTPWKTFFTSLPCYAIFVANFCRSWNFYLLVLFQVMYFKDAYGVDIEENGFMGALPHLLMTIIVPGGGILADRLRKKGILNTTQVRKLFNCGGFGMEATFFLIMAYSDTVMQGMTALTIGVAFSGFAISGFNVNHLDIAPRYASILMGISNGIGTIAGCICPYVVHLVIDGNRTREQWRYVFIFSAMIHYAGIIFYGVFASGELQDWADPRVEEEKQWNQLNEAVPVKAPNQNNGLLQRQLSGKNNYGSVDTPAPPRPQPPQQPSPAVPFVPSGNPFLSGSNPFRQEQVQPEAQDTYMHGTVFDRTY; encoded by the exons ATGACGTTTAG GAATGTACAACATGATCAGTTTGGGGTTCCGGTCAAAAAAGGCAGCGAAGGGGCAGATGACGTCAGCTCACCGGAAAGTATGCCGGATTATGATCCACCTCCTTTGAGACAAATCGACAAGTATATCCGGCCAGAATGTCCGTGTCTGTCCAAGAGGGCCACTGTTGCGCTTTTTAGTTGTCTAGGTTTTATCATTATGTTCGGAATGAGGACCAGCATGGGGGTTGTCAAACTTCAGTTTCag aatgaGACGTCGACTGCCGGAGTGGACGCTGCGATTTTCTGGGGTTACTTCATCACCCAAATTCCGGGTGGTCTAATCGCTGCGGCTTACCCCGCCAATAAGCTTTTCGGCTTAGCTATCGGCACATCCTcatttctaaatttatttgttcccGCCATTTACTTTCACCCAAATTTGCTCATCATCGTAAAGGTGATGCAAGGTTTAGTGGAG GGAGTCACATATCCAGCCTGTCACGGTATCATGCGGTTTTGGGCGCCTCCTCTCGAACGTTCTCGTTTAGCAACTTTAGCATTTAGCGGCTGTTATGCAGGGGTGATGTTTTCGATGCCTATATCAAGCGAATTAGTGAAACGTTTAGGCCCTTTATCTCCCTTTTATTTCTACGGCATTTTTGGGTTAATATGGTACATGGCATGGTTGTGGttggtgtttgaaaaaccCTCGTACCATCCAGTCATCGATCCGAAGGAACTCTACTACATTGAAAATTCCTTAGGGAGCACCAACCAAAACTATGTCACTCCCAACATCTCCAACACTCCCTGGAAGACGTTTTTTACTTCGCTGCCTTGCTACGCTATATTTGTAGCGAATTTTTGCAGATCTTGGAATTTTTACCTCCTGGTCTTGTTCCAAGTTATGTACTTTAAGGACGCTTACGGAGTCGATATCGAAGAG AATGGCTTCATGGGGGCTCTTCCCCACTTACTAATGACAATAATCGTCCCTGGTGGAGGCATTCTCGCCGATCGTCTTCGCAAGAAGGGAATTCTAAACACCACCCAAGTGAGAAAACTCTTCAACTGCGGTGGTTTCGGCATGGAGGCCACTTTCTTCCTAATTATGGCCTATTCGGACACTGTAATGCAGGGTATGACAGCGTTGACGATCGGCGTAGCTTTTAGCGGCTTTGCCATTTCTGGGTTCAACGTCAACCACTTGGATATCGCCCCACGGTATGCCAGCATCCTGATGGGTATTTCGAACGGGATTGGAACCATCGCTGGGTGTATTTGTCCCTACGTCGTTCATTTAGTCATCGACGGAAATCGG ACTCGCGAGCAATGGCGATACGTTTTCATCTTTTCGGCCATGATCCACTACGCAGGCATTATTTTTTACGGAGTTTTCGCTTCCGGAGAGCTTCAAGACTGGGCCGATCCGCGTGTTGAGGAAGAAAAGCAATGGAATCAACTGAATGAAGCAGTTCCAGTGAAAGCAccg AATCAAAATAATGGTCTGCTGCAACGTCAATTGAGCGGAAAAAATAACTACGGATCTGTGGATACACCAGCACCGCCACGGCCCCAACCCCCACAACAACCGTCCCCAGCGGTGCCCTTCGTACCTAGCGGAAACCCCTTTTTATCGGGGAGTAACCCATTTAGGCAAGAACAGGTACAACCAGAAGCTCAGGACACTTATATGCACGGTACCGTTTTTGATCGCACTTATTAA